A DNA window from Haloactinospora alba contains the following coding sequences:
- the casB gene encoding type I-E CRISPR-associated protein Cse2/CasB, translating to MTRTTEGLRERAGKLVAHVHDSVEHRPGERAALRRALGRHPDDTAIRPAARRVIAPHLDDLRGPKREAVERAFYTVAALIAARPRRARDEAEDPTPAAEEDNSAQNTPDGLRGTAENAPFPKSYVAALDLGSALGRSTAEAASARPDQSRGDGDGSSPYREAPQEKRLHLLCRQDLDGLHRHLPRVVRFLRSERIAIDWARLACDLATWGEGGTNGRNRVAKQWLDGYYRTVSIEEARRRRQEPAGDTPPSQEA from the coding sequence ATGACCAGAACTACGGAAGGCCTGCGTGAACGCGCTGGCAAACTCGTCGCCCATGTGCACGACAGTGTGGAGCACCGTCCGGGAGAGCGTGCAGCGCTACGCCGCGCCCTGGGCCGTCATCCGGATGACACGGCGATCCGCCCGGCGGCCCGCCGCGTCATCGCCCCCCACCTGGACGACCTCCGCGGCCCGAAACGCGAAGCGGTCGAACGCGCCTTCTACACCGTCGCAGCGCTCATCGCCGCCCGACCGCGGCGCGCCCGCGACGAGGCGGAGGATCCCACTCCTGCGGCGGAGGAGGACAATTCGGCGCAGAACACGCCTGACGGCCTCCGGGGTACGGCCGAAAACGCTCCGTTCCCCAAGTCGTACGTGGCGGCACTGGACCTCGGCAGTGCCCTGGGACGCTCTACCGCCGAAGCTGCCTCAGCCCGCCCTGACCAGTCCCGCGGTGACGGTGACGGATCCTCGCCCTACCGAGAGGCACCCCAGGAGAAGCGCCTGCACCTGCTGTGCCGCCAGGACCTTGACGGCCTGCACCGCCACCTGCCCCGCGTCGTGCGGTTCCTGCGCTCCGAACGCATCGCCATCGACTGGGCGAGGTTGGCCTGCGACCTGGCGACGTGGGGTGAGGGCGGAACCAACGGGCGTAACCGTGTGGCCAAGCAGTGGCTGGACGGTTACTACCGCACGGTTTCGATCGAGGAGGCCCG
- the casA gene encoding type I-E CRISPR-associated protein Cse1/CasA translates to MPTFDLTTDPWIPVRPKHGGPASPVGLTTLFQRAHEYTDVELALPPASAGLWRILAFIAARLSGLDTCTEWSEWARIRKQVLHEDGRFDPEEVEDYFQRYRDRFDLFGDRPWLQDPRLGGSEAQCPKTSGVNKLCWGRPAGNTQVWLRHTTDLRPIPVPAAEAAHHLLATLYYGPSGRCTSRTAGDVSAADTAAGPLRGALSFHPLGRTLFESLLLNIPFIDDDEDTLAPWERDELRDPTLPPPVTGLAGRLVDQFRHAVLLEPSPDGTEVRDATVTWGARLSPEIRQTWSAPEDPYQIHIRREDGTPAPMKADATRAVWRDVAAILQDGQHRGQLTRMPRLHRDLRYHLPSDIRSAMRARSFGFDQDGQTRDKQWFTATTPRILQWLHESAEDNRQAGRMLNVIRQATDSAEDAGWRLERQLTRAWKDSGLGGEVKRGDSAPWTLLGTGRYWSRAYEVFWKLVGGDTPQEPGNAFIRLALEAYTEATDGYRHRPRVAKAVARNRGALFKNWIAEPDDGAEGAA, encoded by the coding sequence TTGCCTACTTTCGACCTGACCACCGACCCGTGGATCCCCGTACGGCCCAAACACGGCGGACCCGCCAGCCCAGTAGGGCTGACCACACTGTTCCAACGGGCCCATGAATACACCGACGTGGAACTTGCATTGCCCCCGGCCTCGGCCGGTCTGTGGCGCATCCTCGCGTTCATCGCCGCTCGCTTGAGCGGCCTGGACACCTGCACCGAGTGGTCCGAATGGGCCCGAATCCGCAAGCAGGTACTGCACGAGGACGGCCGGTTCGATCCCGAAGAGGTCGAGGACTACTTCCAGCGCTACCGCGACCGATTCGACCTCTTCGGTGATCGCCCTTGGTTGCAGGACCCCCGGTTGGGCGGTTCCGAGGCCCAATGCCCCAAAACCTCAGGCGTCAACAAGCTGTGCTGGGGACGGCCCGCTGGCAACACCCAGGTGTGGCTGCGCCACACCACCGACCTGCGGCCGATCCCCGTGCCTGCGGCCGAAGCGGCCCACCACCTCCTCGCTACCCTCTACTACGGCCCCTCCGGCCGCTGCACCTCGCGAACCGCCGGCGACGTCAGCGCTGCCGACACCGCGGCCGGGCCGCTGCGGGGTGCTCTCTCATTCCACCCCCTGGGCCGCACCCTGTTCGAGAGTCTGCTGCTGAACATCCCCTTCATCGACGATGACGAGGACACCCTCGCCCCCTGGGAACGCGACGAACTGCGCGATCCCACCCTGCCGCCACCGGTGACCGGATTGGCGGGCCGCCTCGTCGACCAATTCCGCCACGCGGTCCTGCTGGAACCCTCACCGGACGGTACCGAGGTTCGCGATGCGACGGTTACCTGGGGCGCCCGACTGTCCCCGGAGATCCGCCAGACCTGGAGCGCACCCGAGGATCCGTATCAGATCCACATCCGCCGGGAGGACGGCACGCCCGCCCCGATGAAGGCGGACGCCACTCGGGCGGTCTGGCGCGATGTGGCAGCCATCCTCCAAGACGGCCAGCACCGCGGGCAGCTGACCCGCATGCCGCGGTTGCACCGGGACCTGCGCTACCACCTGCCCTCCGATATCCGCAGCGCGATGCGCGCCCGATCCTTCGGATTCGACCAAGACGGCCAGACCCGGGACAAGCAGTGGTTCACCGCTACCACCCCCCGCATCCTGCAGTGGCTGCATGAAAGCGCCGAAGACAATCGGCAGGCCGGCCGCATGCTGAATGTCATCCGCCAAGCCACCGACTCCGCCGAGGACGCGGGCTGGCGCCTGGAGCGCCAGCTCACCCGTGCCTGGAAGGACAGCGGACTGGGGGGTGAAGTCAAGCGCGGCGACAGCGCTCCCTGGACGCTGTTGGGAACCGGCCGCTACTGGTCCCGCGCTTACGAGGTGTTCTGGAAGCTCGTCGGCGGCGACACCCCGCAGGAGCCCGGCAACGCGTTTATCCGCCTGGCTCTGGAGGCCTACACAGAGGCAACCGACGGATACCGGCACCGCCCCCGCGTCGCCAAAGCTGTTGCGCGCAACCGTGGCGCGCTGTTCAAGAACTGGATCGCCGAACCCGACGACGGGGCGGAAGGAGCAGCATGA
- a CDS encoding CRISPR-associated endonuclease Cas3'': MNDEEQIDLRIGAKERGLGGAVYPAICHGLDAAAVCLALWKHHVAPGLREHLARRLEVDTDTAGRIVSYWAGLHDIGKIEPYFQTKRLSLPPLSGFPAVGPSMPQGHALTGCQWLAMTLPESGYPPFGDADDSRTSLIAQVVGGHHGRYPERPQVSYDARTEFHFDEDAWDDQRNAHLQVVGTVLDQPPVPPSLDAPTAVVVTGLIVLADWLASQERFLLQQLQHLPRSGAQADLAAYFTRVRPAAEGLVADAGLEPLHMPAASFAESFPAISEPFGLQASVAEHLPGHVHGPGLLIVTAPTGEGKTEVGKYVADLMGEAAGRTGRAFLLPTTATANSMHTRVRRYAERRAAHPRPLMRLHSMAWLEQDHAPPTPGSSSDVLTGHHSAFSPTEWLYGGLRGLLASWGVGTFDQALMAVLPSRFNAVRMLGLAGKTVVVDEAHAVDPYMQKELERLLCWLGRLEVPVVLLSATLHRSVADAYARAYLEGAGVLRRPRRRGAAAPVIERLSYPGWVHVSAYEGRPRVVSNPVPIAATERSPLDVSLEAVPILEETPRGSARSRPSRTADRTEALRRLLAPVLNRGGTAAVVCTTVKEAQATYDLVRRLIDENGGGPGEGTGLHLLHARFPQWQRDEITATVLHAFGKEGAQEGARPRSAVLVATAIIEQSLDIDLDLMITDLAPMALLLQRAGRCWRHEHLGIIDRHAFTAPRVAVLVPGEPDADAMPTPWTAIHAPSLLERTHRLLQEHGACVAIPDDVQALVEQVHDNPELAQNVKREYERIGEAMAQQAQANTAVVPRPAQLADQANLSAMTLNDFSDEAVATRLGAESVRVVCCFADANGRLWADAQRTRALAGTEPGHTAPLSAQEANEVMNLTIPVPGGTWYRELSAGEAAIPPPWRKHNHLSRLLLIRQPLAESGQWSEAVLGGHIWLLDKERGLIHHPIAAGG; this comes from the coding sequence GTGAATGATGAAGAGCAGATCGATCTGCGGATCGGGGCCAAGGAGCGCGGGCTCGGTGGGGCCGTGTACCCGGCGATCTGCCACGGTCTCGACGCTGCGGCCGTCTGCCTCGCCTTGTGGAAACACCACGTTGCGCCCGGGCTCCGAGAACATCTGGCGCGCCGCTTGGAGGTCGATACGGACACCGCAGGGCGAATCGTGTCCTACTGGGCGGGGCTGCACGACATCGGCAAGATTGAGCCCTACTTTCAGACGAAAAGGCTTTCTTTGCCTCCATTGTCTGGGTTTCCCGCGGTGGGTCCCTCCATGCCGCAGGGGCATGCGCTCACCGGCTGCCAATGGCTGGCGATGACGCTGCCTGAGTCGGGGTATCCGCCGTTCGGCGACGCCGACGACAGCCGCACTTCGCTGATCGCTCAAGTGGTGGGCGGCCACCACGGGCGTTACCCGGAACGGCCCCAGGTGAGCTACGACGCCCGCACGGAGTTCCACTTCGACGAAGACGCATGGGACGACCAGCGCAACGCTCATCTGCAGGTTGTCGGAACCGTCCTCGACCAGCCCCCCGTGCCGCCGTCGTTGGACGCTCCCACTGCGGTTGTCGTCACCGGGCTCATCGTGCTCGCCGACTGGCTGGCCAGCCAGGAACGCTTTCTGCTCCAGCAGCTGCAGCACCTGCCTCGATCCGGAGCGCAGGCCGACCTTGCGGCCTACTTTACGCGGGTCCGGCCTGCGGCCGAAGGCCTGGTCGCCGACGCAGGGCTGGAGCCGCTCCACATGCCCGCGGCCTCTTTCGCCGAGTCCTTCCCCGCCATTTCCGAACCGTTCGGTCTGCAGGCTTCGGTCGCCGAGCACCTGCCGGGACACGTGCACGGACCGGGGTTGCTCATCGTCACCGCCCCCACCGGCGAGGGCAAGACCGAAGTCGGAAAGTACGTCGCCGACCTCATGGGCGAAGCGGCCGGCCGGACCGGTCGGGCGTTCCTCCTGCCCACTACGGCCACCGCCAACAGCATGCATACCCGAGTCCGTCGGTACGCCGAGCGCCGCGCTGCCCACCCTCGTCCTCTGATGCGGCTGCACTCGATGGCCTGGCTCGAACAGGACCACGCGCCGCCCACGCCGGGTTCCTCCTCCGACGTGCTGACCGGTCACCACTCCGCTTTCTCGCCCACGGAATGGCTCTACGGAGGCCTGCGCGGCCTGTTGGCGTCGTGGGGCGTGGGCACCTTCGACCAGGCGCTGATGGCCGTGCTGCCCAGCCGATTCAACGCGGTGCGGATGTTGGGTCTGGCCGGAAAGACCGTCGTCGTGGACGAGGCCCACGCCGTCGACCCCTACATGCAGAAGGAGTTGGAGAGGCTGCTGTGCTGGCTCGGCCGCCTCGAAGTCCCGGTGGTGCTACTGTCGGCGACCTTGCACCGATCGGTGGCCGACGCTTACGCCCGCGCCTATCTGGAGGGGGCCGGTGTTTTGCGGCGGCCCCGCCGCCGGGGAGCTGCCGCGCCGGTGATTGAGCGCCTGTCCTATCCCGGTTGGGTGCACGTTTCGGCATATGAGGGCAGGCCCCGTGTGGTCAGTAACCCGGTGCCGATCGCCGCGACCGAGCGCAGCCCTCTGGACGTGTCGCTGGAGGCTGTACCCATCCTGGAAGAGACGCCCCGAGGCTCGGCCCGTTCGCGGCCCTCGCGCACCGCCGACCGGACGGAGGCGCTGCGCCGCCTGCTGGCGCCCGTGCTGAACCGGGGCGGCACCGCGGCCGTGGTGTGTACAACCGTGAAGGAAGCCCAAGCAACCTATGATCTTGTCCGTCGCCTCATCGACGAGAACGGCGGCGGCCCCGGCGAGGGTACCGGGTTGCATCTGCTACACGCACGCTTTCCTCAGTGGCAGCGCGACGAGATCACCGCGACCGTGCTGCATGCATTCGGCAAGGAGGGTGCCCAAGAGGGTGCGCGTCCGCGGTCGGCGGTGCTGGTGGCCACCGCGATCATCGAGCAGAGCCTGGACATCGACCTGGATCTGATGATCACCGACCTCGCGCCGATGGCGCTGCTGCTGCAGCGGGCGGGCCGGTGCTGGCGCCACGAGCACCTGGGCATCATCGACCGCCACGCCTTCACCGCGCCGCGCGTGGCCGTGCTGGTGCCCGGTGAACCCGATGCCGACGCGATGCCCACCCCCTGGACCGCGATTCACGCGCCTTCCCTGCTGGAGCGCACCCACCGCCTGCTGCAGGAACACGGGGCGTGTGTAGCGATTCCCGACGACGTGCAGGCGTTGGTCGAACAAGTGCATGACAACCCCGAACTCGCGCAAAACGTCAAACGCGAGTACGAACGCATCGGCGAAGCCATGGCACAGCAGGCCCAGGCCAACACCGCCGTCGTCCCCCGCCCGGCCCAACTTGCCGACCAAGCGAACTTGTCAGCCATGACGCTCAACGACTTCTCCGACGAAGCCGTGGCCACCCGCCTCGGAGCCGAATCGGTACGCGTCGTGTGCTGCTTCGCCGACGCCAACGGTCGGCTGTGGGCCGATGCGCAGCGCACTCGTGCCTTAGCGGGCACCGAGCCCGGTCACACAGCCCCGCTCAGCGCACAGGAAGCCAACGAGGTTATGAATTTGACGATCCCCGTCCCAGGCGGAACCTGGTACCGCGAGCTCAGCGCCGGAGAAGCGGCGATTCCGCCTCCGTGGCGCAAACACAACCACCTCAGCCGACTCCTGCTGATCCGCCAACCTTTGGCCGAGTCCGGCCAATGGAGCGAAGCCGTCCTCGGCGGACACATCTGGTTGCTAGATAAGGAACGCGGGCTCATCCACCATCCCATCGCAGCCGGTGGATAA
- a CDS encoding DUF2637 domain-containing protein, with product MVASHWSRWITLAAVLLLAVIAAVVSYAHMFELALGHGEPAWRAGLFPLSVDGMIVAASMSLLSDAGQGRRGGVLPWTLLIVGSAASLAANVAVADPTVWSRVIHAWPAFALIGSYELLMRQFRANAACVRRPGMTRPTRITLWTRHRVPRTLPVQRNGPHCGWFRRRGPLRWRRSLSPSPRRLRRPRFSAMPGSGRWLIAAMMAPCPPVRNWPNSSAVNPGGADLSNRGANRGS from the coding sequence ATGGTCGCTTCCCACTGGAGCCGCTGGATCACTCTCGCCGCGGTGCTGCTGCTGGCAGTCATCGCGGCCGTGGTTTCCTATGCCCATATGTTCGAGCTGGCCTTGGGCCATGGCGAGCCCGCCTGGCGGGCCGGTCTGTTCCCGCTGTCGGTCGACGGCATGATCGTGGCCGCTTCCATGTCTCTGCTCAGCGACGCTGGCCAGGGGAGGCGTGGGGGAGTGCTGCCCTGGACCCTGTTGATCGTCGGCAGCGCGGCGTCCCTGGCCGCCAACGTGGCGGTGGCTGATCCGACGGTGTGGTCGCGGGTGATCCACGCATGGCCCGCATTCGCACTGATCGGTTCCTATGAGTTGTTGATGCGTCAGTTCCGGGCGAACGCTGCCTGCGTACGCAGACCGGGGATGACCAGGCCGACGAGGATCACTTTGTGGACTCGGCACCGGGTCCCGAGGACGCTGCCGGTGCAGAGGAACGGCCCGCACTGCGGGTGGTTCCGGCGCAGGGGGCCTCTTCGATGGCGGAGATCGTTGAGCCCGTCGCCACGGAGGTTGCGCCGCCCAAGGTTCAGTGCGATGCCTGGGAGTGGGCGTTGGCTCATCGCCGCGATGATGGCTCCCTGCCCTCCGGTCAGGAACTGGCCGAACAGTTCGGCCGTAAACCCAGGTGGGGCCGACTTGTCAAACAGAGGGGCGAACAGGGGCTCCTGA
- a CDS encoding DUF817 domain-containing protein: protein MPTVWNLPRGLSQLVRFAWLEARACAFAVALFLGLALSEVVPLPVPRYDALLVYGIILTVTFWLSGLETGREVLGILGFHVVGLAFELFKVRVGSWSYPEPAWTTVAGVPLYSGFMYAAVGSYVARAWRLLDLDLVRYRSVATGVLAALVYANFFTHHWLPDVRFLLAAGMVAVTWGTWVYFTVGSVCYRMPLALSFVLIGFFLWTAENVFTALGAFRYPHQVDTWAMVHPSKFGAWALLVTVSFVLVAAWKLRRRPGAADEKLVGSTRGAG from the coding sequence ATGCCCACTGTCTGGAACCTGCCCCGGGGACTCTCCCAGCTGGTGCGCTTCGCTTGGCTGGAAGCGCGGGCGTGCGCCTTCGCCGTAGCCCTGTTCCTGGGACTGGCGCTCTCGGAGGTCGTACCCCTGCCCGTACCCCGCTACGACGCGCTGCTGGTCTACGGGATCATTCTGACCGTCACCTTCTGGCTGTCCGGTCTGGAGACCGGTCGGGAGGTACTCGGCATTCTGGGATTCCACGTGGTGGGGCTGGCTTTCGAGCTGTTCAAAGTGCGAGTCGGATCCTGGAGCTATCCCGAACCGGCCTGGACGACAGTCGCCGGGGTGCCGTTGTACAGCGGCTTCATGTACGCCGCTGTGGGCAGCTACGTCGCCCGGGCCTGGCGGCTGCTGGATCTGGACCTGGTGCGCTACCGCTCCGTGGCCACCGGCGTACTCGCGGCGTTGGTCTACGCGAACTTCTTCACCCACCACTGGCTGCCGGACGTGCGGTTCCTGCTCGCGGCCGGGATGGTCGCGGTGACGTGGGGCACCTGGGTGTACTTCACCGTCGGAAGCGTGTGTTACCGGATGCCGCTGGCCCTGTCGTTCGTGCTGATCGGCTTCTTCCTGTGGACGGCGGAGAACGTCTTCACGGCCCTCGGGGCGTTTCGCTACCCCCACCAGGTGGACACCTGGGCCATGGTGCACCCCTCCAAGTTCGGCGCGTGGGCGCTCCTGGTCACGGTGTCCTTCGTCCTGGTCGCCGCCTGGAAACTGCGGCGTCGCCCCGGCGCTGCCGACGAGAAACTCGTGGGGAGCACCCGCGGCGCTGGATGA
- the rpmG gene encoding 50S ribosomal protein L33, whose protein sequence is MARNDVRPVVKLRSAASTGYTYVTRKNRRNTPDRLVLRKYDPVVGRHVEFREDR, encoded by the coding sequence GTGGCACGCAACGACGTACGACCGGTCGTGAAGCTCCGGTCCGCAGCGAGTACCGGCTACACCTACGTCACCCGCAAGAACCGCCGCAACACCCCGGACCGGCTCGTACTACGCAAGTACGACCCGGTAGTGGGGCGGCACGTGGAGTTCCGCGAGGACCGCTGA
- a CDS encoding glycosyltransferase, with translation MSSRDTTVPRDPDPELPTAEYARPGVAAVCATLALLGFASWGALHLAHAATGHHAGSASLTTVWLVCFLLLWWVPLAWFDRPKRAAAAEQPELSGLTVTVQIPVYNEDPQILRMCLHSVLEQSRPVQRVRVVDDGSADPGTGEPMDYTRIRERFLDRAAEVGVEATWDRTENRGKRFAQMHVLAEDPADVFVTLDSDSVMDRNAVREGLQPLADPRVQSVAGHVVVLNRRTTLLTRLTCLLYLPFTRGLRSAQSVLGRVTINSGTLAFYRADTVRSAAGVYENEHFCDRPMQMNDDSMLTFYALLRGDTVHQPSALVFTLVPERLRHYFGQQLRWMRGTTVRHLWWLRYMPLGGVVFWGTVAEYLHLLLGFVIPLAVLLDPGLREQWREIGLAALMVGAAINYIMALRVFMVRRSDETTAHRFLLFLVSPVAGVWRMVVLRPVYLYAMLTCRRIVQWGTREDIDVALAPTAPTPERTEWGGGWLPRMRGRRDQGAVSRGADRVEAQG, from the coding sequence GTGAGCAGCCGCGACACGACGGTTCCCCGGGATCCGGACCCGGAACTACCGACTGCGGAGTACGCCCGCCCAGGTGTGGCGGCGGTCTGCGCCACACTGGCACTGCTCGGCTTCGCCAGCTGGGGGGCACTGCATCTCGCGCATGCCGCAACCGGACACCACGCGGGGTCGGCGAGTCTGACGACGGTGTGGCTCGTGTGCTTCCTGCTGCTGTGGTGGGTGCCGCTGGCCTGGTTCGACCGCCCGAAGCGTGCCGCGGCCGCGGAGCAACCAGAACTGTCCGGGCTCACCGTGACCGTCCAGATCCCGGTTTACAACGAGGATCCGCAGATCCTGCGCATGTGCCTGCACTCGGTCCTGGAGCAGAGTCGGCCGGTGCAGCGGGTGCGGGTCGTGGACGACGGCTCGGCGGACCCGGGCACCGGCGAACCCATGGACTACACGCGCATCCGCGAGCGGTTCCTGGACCGGGCCGCCGAGGTGGGGGTGGAAGCCACCTGGGACCGCACCGAGAACCGGGGCAAGCGGTTCGCCCAGATGCACGTCCTGGCCGAGGATCCCGCCGACGTCTTCGTCACGCTGGACAGCGACTCCGTCATGGACCGCAACGCCGTACGCGAGGGGCTGCAACCCCTCGCCGACCCGCGGGTGCAGTCGGTGGCGGGACACGTGGTCGTGCTGAACAGGCGCACCACGCTGCTGACCCGCCTCACCTGCCTGCTGTACCTGCCGTTCACGCGCGGGCTGCGCAGCGCGCAGTCGGTCCTGGGGAGGGTGACGATCAACTCCGGGACGCTCGCGTTCTACCGCGCGGATACGGTCCGTTCCGCCGCGGGCGTCTACGAGAACGAGCACTTCTGTGACCGTCCGATGCAGATGAACGACGACTCCATGCTCACGTTCTACGCTCTACTGCGCGGCGACACGGTGCACCAGCCCTCGGCGCTCGTGTTCACCCTCGTCCCCGAGAGGCTGCGGCACTACTTCGGGCAGCAGCTGCGCTGGATGCGGGGCACCACGGTCCGGCACCTGTGGTGGCTGCGGTACATGCCGCTGGGCGGAGTGGTGTTCTGGGGAACGGTGGCGGAGTACCTGCATCTCCTGCTGGGCTTCGTGATTCCGCTCGCCGTCCTCCTCGACCCGGGGCTGCGCGAGCAGTGGAGGGAGATCGGCCTAGCGGCGCTGATGGTCGGTGCGGCGATCAACTACATCATGGCACTGCGCGTCTTCATGGTGCGGCGCAGCGACGAGACCACCGCCCACCGGTTCCTGCTGTTCCTGGTGTCGCCGGTGGCGGGGGTTTGGCGGATGGTCGTGCTCCGCCCCGTCTACCTCTACGCGATGCTGACCTGCCGCCGGATCGTCCAGTGGGGAACACGGGAGGACATCGACGTCGCCCTGGCACCGACCGCCCCGACGCCGGAGCGGACCGAATGGGGCGGCGGCTGGTTGCCCCGGATGCGGGGCAGGCGTGACCAGGGAGCGGTCTCCAGGGGCGCCGACCGTGTGGAGGCGCAGGGCTGA
- a CDS encoding LPXTG cell wall anchor domain-containing protein, translating into MPYDTVSGPGATLAATGIVTGYLWLVVAGLVLVVVGALLIRFTFRRGVGPVER; encoded by the coding sequence ATGCCTTATGACACCGTGTCCGGTCCGGGCGCCACACTCGCCGCCACCGGTATCGTGACGGGCTATCTTTGGCTGGTCGTCGCCGGGCTGGTCCTGGTGGTCGTCGGTGCTCTACTGATCCGGTTCACCTTCCGTCGCGGCGTTGGGCCGGTCGAGAGGTGA
- a CDS encoding SCO6745 family protein: protein MTPQSVTPDLARTTWAELEPVHTLVYFAPEAASSYAQLGLESQAMGYFAPRCAALGPVGAETVGAVFFVFNPELIRSAVPRVWSLVSPQAVLRARQEVADQALRRALGEETVRSTAVAEAAELARDAALEAGRHVHGRPLFAGHAGLEWPEEPHLVLWHAATLLREFRGDGHVSALLQAGLSPVEALVSHAAGAPGYSTSWLRKSRGWSLEEWDAAVGRLRRRGLVDTDADGAPVLTEEGHALRRDLESRTDALALPAFERLGPEGNARLAELTAPLAETLGAEARPPAAER from the coding sequence ATGACTCCCCAGTCGGTAACCCCCGATCTCGCCCGTACCACGTGGGCGGAGCTGGAACCCGTCCACACACTGGTCTACTTCGCGCCGGAGGCCGCCTCCAGCTACGCGCAGCTCGGTCTGGAGTCGCAGGCCATGGGGTACTTCGCTCCGCGTTGTGCCGCGCTCGGCCCGGTGGGAGCGGAGACGGTCGGCGCGGTGTTCTTCGTGTTCAACCCGGAGCTGATCCGTTCGGCCGTCCCGAGAGTCTGGTCACTGGTCAGCCCACAGGCGGTGCTGCGCGCTCGCCAGGAGGTCGCCGACCAGGCGCTGCGCCGGGCTCTCGGCGAGGAGACGGTGCGTTCGACGGCCGTGGCGGAGGCGGCCGAACTCGCGCGCGACGCGGCGCTGGAGGCCGGGCGCCACGTCCACGGCAGACCGTTGTTCGCCGGACACGCGGGACTGGAGTGGCCCGAGGAGCCGCACCTGGTGCTGTGGCACGCGGCGACCCTGTTGCGGGAGTTCCGCGGGGACGGGCACGTGTCCGCGTTGTTGCAGGCGGGGCTGTCTCCGGTGGAGGCGCTGGTGAGCCACGCCGCGGGCGCCCCGGGGTACTCAACGTCATGGCTGCGGAAGAGCCGGGGATGGTCCCTCGAGGAGTGGGACGCCGCCGTGGGGCGGTTGCGGCGGCGGGGGCTGGTCGACACGGATGCGGACGGCGCGCCCGTGCTCACCGAGGAGGGGCACGCGCTGCGGCGTGACCTGGAATCCCGCACGGACGCGCTGGCGCTTCCGGCGTTCGAGCGGCTCGGCCCGGAGGGTAACGCGCGGCTGGCGGAACTGACCGCGCCGCTCGCCGAGACGCTGGGGGCCGAGGCGCGCCCGCCAGCGGCCGAACGGTAA